A region of the Clavelina lepadiformis chromosome 9, kaClaLepa1.1, whole genome shotgun sequence genome:
TCATTAACTTTCCGAGCGCCGCAATGGCCAAAACTGAATGTCGTCCCATTCAACCATAGATACTAAATTAATATGTGCGTATCATGTAACATGTAAGCGTAGCATCTACGATTTAATTTCTCCACATAGGCCACCGCAACCTTTTTAACGATCCTAACATACCCATATTCCACAACTGTGTGCTTATGGCAGTAACTTGGGTGCTGTTGGTGACTGTAAATCGGTGAAACGAGGCGTGTTTTTTTGTGTCACAACGTGTAGCCTAGGCCCTAGTTGGAGAAAATATGTGTATACCTATTGGCATCAGTTTCATTACAAAATACAGCGCAGAAGTACAGTAGTGTGATTTAGCGGTATCATATTATGTACCGTTTATACAGAATTGTAATACTAATAGCTAATAGGTGCCGAATACCGTGGCGCAACCCTATAAGACCTACCGGTACTTACCAAACTGCCATCAGCCTCCATGAAATTTTGCAACATGTTTCTGGAGCGAAAACACTCAGTTTGATGACGTTGTAAGTTTACTAAATTCTGGTGACTTGGACAGCACTTCTGTTCACTCactttaattgttttacaGATGTAGGAATAATGATACCTAGAGCCATTGTATGTTTTATCCAGGCTAGTGTGGCATTTTCATTGTCCATTAATGGCTTATAATCACTTTTAAAACTCTTGGTGTTACAGGTTGAACTTTTGTCGATTCTACATTCCAACGTTTTGATTGGGTTTTTAGGAATATACATAATTATTGTAATGAACCACTTTCTGTGCTTGCCGTCAAGTGCCCCGATATGAGGTTTTAATTGGTAAGACATCCTAGTTTCATAGGTGATTTCGCCATCAGGATGAGAGCTGTTCAAAAGTTGCATATATTTGTTGTCCAGACTGCAGATTATGGCAAGAGCACACCCAAGATTTTCTTCTAAAATGGCCATACGCAGAAAGGCAACCCGGTGTctccaaaaaaaattgaaacactGATTTTTTCACCAATTTTTACTGTATAGGGCCACATCTTGCCTACACATGCCAAGCAGCCTTGGGCCACGAGTTGCTGCACACCAGCTGCTTCCTTGCACACTGGAATTTTGCTCCTGCACACCCAAGATTTCagtgaaaactgccatactctgcagtccggtTTGTTGTCtccattttgaaaaaaaaaatgtttgcgaAATGGTCTTGTTTATGACAAAAATTGCACAAACTGCGTTGTATGCTGGACAATCAGTTTTGTCTCATGCATGTTTTGTTCTGCAAGATTTGCACAAAGACCAGGAGCTGTCTTCTAGTTGGCGGCATTGTGACTTCTCAGGCGGTTCGTTTTCCTGTTTTGCAGTGCGTTTACAGAATAATCAACGCTTTCTTAGGATTCTGTTGTAATGTTACATGGTTGCTTTTTCCTATACTCATAAGTTCGTCTCATTGACATACCCTTATTATGGTTGAGCTCAGGATCATCTAACTGTGGGCCCCAAATACTGTTCTTGTTTCGAGCacaattttatctttaattAACTTGTCACACAATTTCCTGAATTCACAGAAGTTGTTTATTCCCCATAGTCTGCTGAAGTACTCGTCTATCGTCTCATGATTTTCTTGATCACACAAATTAGAAATATATCAtaactagggcgattattttttgacttgtcaaaaaaagtcaaaaatttgtcaaattgaGAGCGTTATGTCaaatattgtcaaaattgtttaaaaagtccacatttttaccaagtcaaaattgtttacaaactgcattgctGCGGTGtcatagaggttgcactgtaggtgaacttgtcattttacattgtacaccttgtagcctactttgtactgttgtaaatggcccattgtctacttattgtgaatctgctcttgcttcggttttgctttagatacttcatgtatctttagtttagacaaatgtattgaacagtttttgttgtgtcttagttGCAGATTTTTTGTCAGTGTTATGTAATaagctcatttcccttttcagaattAGGTCTGTTTTCACatttttgcccttctttaccacctacaataaattttaactttttgtacaataatgcctaatttaactacttgatttcctcatacgtcaaaatttgtcaaaaaaagttttttaatgtcaaaatttgtcaaaattttcaatttttaggtcaaaaactttcgttttttaggtcaaaaaataatcgccctaatcaTAACCTTTGTAGGTAACATTCACCTCTGGCTTAAAGTGTGCTTGAAGAGCATCCTTTTTTGGTTGGTTGTCTTTCTCCTGATCTTTTATCAAGGAAAGCTTCTGGTGAACTTGATAGCACTCTTTATCGATGATGACCATAAGCGTTTTTACGCAAACTTCAGCTGTATTCTGTTCAACCCAGATGCAATTTCATAATTGCCGCACTGctctttaaaataatttcaattttctttgaCTTTTGTCGTTGTCACCATCAGTGAAGGAACCGGTAAATTGCTTGCTGTTTCGATTTTCCACGGTTTTGCTTCTAATTAAATAGGCTACCACCATGTTTTATTTCCGAGCTTTGTTCAGGCACTTACAAACCAGTTATGGGTAGGCCTATGTATAAACTGAGAGTCACACAAATCTCATGTGGCTGTGGTAACTGGtgcataaaacaaaatatagaaATATACCGTGAGTCAATTACGCTAATACTAGAAACTTTTTGCAGATTTTATGCctgcttttttctgttttctatTCTGATTCCTGTAAGTTGTTGTTTCATAAATTACGAAAATTTTGCAGAACACTTTTAATTGGCTTGTTTTACTGAAGTTATATATTACAGCCATACCAAAAAgcatcaaattttttagcaGCATCTTTGGCATTACAGCAAATGGTGAACTCCCCGTTTGTGCTTAACTGGTCTGCTTTGTCATACATTTGTCTTTTCTGTataagcaaaaatgctgcACACATTGTTGTGGGTGTGTTACACGTCAGCTTACAACATTTGAACAAAACCATTTTGATAGCTAACATGttattatcatttttgaaTGAACATCAGTTATGGTGTATCATACGAATAACTTCAGTTCTGTACGACAAGGCTTGAAAACTTTGCAATTATCGAATAGAGCAATTACACAGAGACAGTCACTTGCCAAAAACTCATATTTTTGATTAAAGTATAGAGTTTGAGGTATATGcatatttaaaagtttaatatgtttaaaatatttaaattccgGAGCACTACAGCGATGTCTGTGCAGCCTTAAACAGCTTATAGGGAGCATTACCTACCAGTTACTGTCATACAGTGATGTTTTTAGCAAAAAGCGGTATGTTATGTTTGTAATGCCAGAATTAAATAATTTCCGTTGTTGTAAGTATTGTGCTTGCTTTCCCATACATTTAAAGCCTTTGGCTGCAGTTCAGTCAGCCTGGAACATAACATGATTGAATGCAGTTTCATGTGCCAGCAGCAATAAATTGATTAAGTTAAGTTAGAGGTCTTACCAAAGAATGTTGCTTGTGTTTTACAATAGGTAACTAAAATCCTCGTTGATTTGTTTGTTCACAACCAATTTTTAATTAAGAAttgcttaaaaataataattagtttGATGGTGTCATGTTCCTACCTGGAAAGCATGTTCAAGCTTTCGTAAACAGCAAAATGCCGCATAACACTACCTTGAAAACTATGAAACCCAAAAAAATCCCAACTTCATGCAATTCTAGGATAATAATATAAACAGAGATGGGTTAGTGTAATAGGGAAGTGCATTTTGTCAATTTGACCCCTATTCTACAAAAgaatttcaatgttttgctCCACGTCATTACTTTTCGGGATAAAGACTTGAGATAGAACTAACAGAAAATGTCTATGTTAACTGTCTACATTACGTCTGTCTGCCTGTGGTATACTGTACAATGCTTTTTCAGTTTGCTGCATCACGCCAAAATTCTTTAACATTACCTACAAATCTTCCACATCTGGTAAGGGCATAGTGTCTGAAGTTTTTCCAAGATTAGGGAAAGTTTTGCATCACATAATTTCTTGTTGGTCCATTTATTAGAGCTGGATAAGTTTTTTCCATAAATGTGACACTGTTTATCGCTCATCTAAAGCTTATGTTTTGCCATACAGTGTACATTATATGATGTCAAGATAAGAATAATGGCTTGgcaagttttcattttattgcttttgttgTCTAGTGTTTACTCACCCAACTTTTTCAATCGCAATCTCACATCATAACAGAACACATTGCGTCCTCGATTATTATGTGGTCTAGTTGGcataatgtttttaaaaattgagtgGATAAGCAAAAAAGCATATGTTTGAATGCTCTTATGTTCATTCTCAAGCCCGCCAACATTAGAGAATAAGAGAAATAAAAGACATTTCTCTCACACCCACCCCATGGCAAAATCTCAAGTAAACTTTGGGCTGCTCTTCTACGCCAGTGACCTCAAGTGAGAGATTATACTTATTTCTTTTCTCACCAGCTCAGTCGCTCACTCGGTTAAGTTAAATGAACGTAAAATACACTTGTGGGGAATCTTTTGTGTCGCCACAGcctaaaagataaaacaattgttttacGATTCACATTGCCTTTCGAATATGAAACCATCTCAACATTTTAAGATACAGCATAGGATTTAATTTTTGACAATGAACTGCAAGTACAGTAACATTTAATAAGAATAGGCCATATCAGACACACTGTACAGCTATAGCTGTTAGAAGCTTCATAATTCGTTTGTTTTACTACATTATTGCATCAGGCATTCCGATAATGAAATGTTAGTTAATTATGGTACGGATAATCAAGGAAGCACTGTATAGATAAGCTgtttgtctttatttcagcCTTTTATAAAGTTTGCTTATATACAAAAGTACCGTATATCATTAGTTGTAATTACTGTGCTGGATTTTGAGAATATGGCAGAGGAAAGCAATCCTACTCCTGCACCAGAAGCTACCATAGAAGAAGATGATAGCTtggacaatttttttaaaaagaaagagAAGAAAGACAAGAAaggaaagaagaaaaaaggGAAAAAGGCTGACAAaggttaatttatttttgttgtcacCTTGTGATGCTTAACATTTATATTTGAATGGAGATCAAATTTTGCAGTGTAATACCacataacaataaaatgaCATGTACCGAGCTATCAAAACGAAAGCGTGCTAAAAAAAATTAGACCAGTGAAACtcatttgaaatattttgtatatgAATTGCTTGATTTGGTGGCGAtgtaaagttaatttttatgtgTAGTCTTTGTTGCAGGAAATCTTGGGGAGGATGCCGAAGCAACAAagtcaaagaaaaaagataCTGATAATAAAAAAGAGACTGACAATGTGGTTGAAGGCAATACACAACCTGTAAGTTGTAACGATTTAATCACGCTACAATGAAAATGCTTTACATTGATGGAAActgttgtatttttgtgcTGAATTTGGCAAATATTCTGCTTATTTGGGTTATAATCGCACCCCTAAACTTTAGCTCAaaaatggtacaaaatgtttgataCCATGAGACAGGAAAACGTGCATTAACATACGCATGAAAGGAGAGAATGTGCATTCACACAGGATTGTCATGCattaaaatttgcatttgatGCAAGAGGGTGTATGCACACACACATGTTAGACAAATGCATATATGCAACAACCTTTATGTAAGATCGCTATTTGACCTTTAGTTATGTATTTATTCATGAGTAAGTCGCTCCCCACATTTTTAGTGAATATTTAGTGCAAAAAAAGGAACTTATACTTGAATATTCCATGGTTCCAATTGAAACTGAAGGACCATAACAAGACATATTTGAATAAACACGGTGGACTAAATTTGTGTCTTCTAAATTTCCCGAATTTTTCCACCCTGAATTGTcctaaagtttttttaaaaaaattacaaaattacagggcaaatttgtttaatttatcaTAAGTGCTAAGTGACAATCTGACATTAAGCACAAAAATACTAATGTAATGTGTACATCCTGCTTGGTTAAAATTAGAATAGGTGGATATTACTTCTAtgccaaaatttaaaatttaatttgttaatgAAAAGGTATAAATTCACTTTTTCAATCATGTTGTCTCACTAAATATTAATACACAATGGGTGCAATAATAACCCCCTACTGTTATATGATTACTTGCAAgcttttttgataaaacatttGAATAGAGTATATAAAATGTCAACCTATGTAATCAACAGCATGTGATagttaattttgctttttataggAGCAAGAGGAATGGATTGATTTTGAAGATGAATCACAGAGAGATTACAGTGAtctgaaaatacaaaacatgcaAATTTCGTGAGTGTGCCAATTTACTTAGCATCACATcgatttgtttttataatacaTCAAAGCACTTAGTAGTTCAAAAATAAGCATTCTAAATTGAGGTGACAACGCCCAAGTGAACTTCGTTTGCTGAAACATTTGAGTATTTTTCATACTTTACATAGGCACGAATTGCATATTTACAATACTACCATTCTTTTCAGAAATGATGGTTCTGAAGCTCAATTTTCTGAAGCTCCAGAGTATGATGAAGCTGGCGAGCTTATACCTCCAAAACAAGATGAAGGACCGTGGAATAAAATTTCTGCAGCAGCCCAAGAGCCAGCACCTAAACCTGAAGAACCAAAACCAGGTTtgagttgaaaattttgtgtatTTCCTCTGAGAATGGATCAAGTATTGAGAAGGCATTTTGTTGCTGTGCGATATTAATCATCACAAAGCTATCTACCATCGTTTGATTATAATTTTACAGTAGAACCAGAACCTGTGAAGA
Encoded here:
- the LOC143471160 gene encoding protein CDV3 homolog A-like isoform X1; its protein translation is MAEESNPTPAPEATIEEDDSLDNFFKKKEKKDKKGKKKKGKKADKVFVAGNLGEDAEATKSKKKDTDNKKETDNVVEGNTQPEQEEWIDFEDESQRDYSDLKIQNMQISNDGSEAQFSEAPEYDEAGELIPPKQDEGPWNKISAAAQEPAPKPEEPKPVEPEPVKKMGAYRPPQARSGGASLAAAPLRRGRKQQAPEISNEMDFPSLSAASQDTVSHTGFEVVKTGVKSSVPWRSKHQQAQASELKLGNQFSALNTNH
- the LOC143471160 gene encoding protein CDV3 homolog A-like isoform X3, encoding MAEESNPTPAPEATIEEDDSLDNFFKKKEKKDKKGKKKKGKKADKGNLGEDAEATKSKKKDTDNKKETDNVVEGNTQPEQEEWIDFEDESQRDYSDLKIQNMQISNDGSEAQFSEAPEYDEAGELIPPKQDEGPWNKISAAAQEPAPKPEEPKPVEPEPVKKMGAYRPPQARSGGASLAAAPLRRGRKQQAPEISNEMDFPSLSAASQDTVSHTGFEVVKTGVKSSVPWRSKHQQAQASELKLGNQFSALNTNH
- the LOC143471160 gene encoding protein CDV3 homolog A-like isoform X2; its protein translation is MAEESNPTPAPEATIEEDDSLDNFFKKKEKKDKKGKKKKGKKADKVFVAGNLGEDAEATKSKKKDTDNKKETDNVVEGNTQPEQEEWIDFEDESQRDYSDLKIQNMQISNDGSEAQFSEAPEYDEAGELIPPKQDEGPWNKISAAAQEPAPKPEEPKPEPEPVKKMGAYRPPQARSGGASLAAAPLRRGRKQQAPEISNEMDFPSLSAASQDTVSHTGFEVVKTGVKSSVPWRSKHQQAQASELKLGNQFSALNTNH